In Primulina eburnea isolate SZY01 chromosome 5, ASM2296580v1, whole genome shotgun sequence, a single window of DNA contains:
- the LOC140831891 gene encoding uncharacterized protein, with the protein MAQSLEQRSLTREQSIIAVNRKISSCLTEKGSPFQDTPKAKHKFSQPIHHPNSKFAQTKSTEHVIQFKYLENNRKPMLGSKVHNDDELVKHMSNVPCFLQQVGKEKSIQEKALNFGVLDWKRLEKWKYNERMPVRIHKKTSSSSTGSICTGSGPPKMSPNLRRQPSSRGLDIDSHFGSPQRKQLPAQSPHLYPFKMERKDTCCREESFEGIRQPGNLEMPSQEFQGVQRSSVDRPQKFHHNVESYDSCSEPDLDNVKMKDMNRETIPERKLRFSEQGKHRISLLSNDTINGQWKISEKSMDDGANYTYMGFPVEMQTFLLVSKHFLRGLAQKVLRFQNQGCLLMENCLKQEPGEFSDIVIPISSGAKALITHEKTAKHSLLVEARKRADAKLPTVKARHLSPTPRFISGPRKMSRSSSFKVNSAVPGRSSTYTAVISGPVMEVTTGADSIDKDKANSSSKGRSSPLRRLLDPLLKKKESQPTNIVQPSNGTMATRGLRQDRKFEGLSSKGLLQLSLKNGLPFFKLVVENSSNDMLAAVVKKLPAFGKSDHSMLGFKDRRVKDCNLGCNILGQMKISSTHLPKSRGKSSDVCSVRECVLYGVDKEQVDEEEPEFLPGKERAAVVLQNSCQKLNDRELNDNKKLYQDENTESAVVILHGGVHGMPNKGAPSSLISRWRSGGSCDCGGWDVGCKLRVLTIHNKKGCKILESSLSCSSTDPVNLFVQGREQNSKPVFNLEAFSDGFYSLELDSSIPLLEAFATCVAVLTSQKFSEILDTNIPGHSLEAIVGSCKPSITTTTTTIPFSRQIPAKYATCRPSSPVGRI; encoded by the exons ATGGCACAAAGCTTAGAGCAGAGAAGTTTAACGCGTGAACAATCTATAATTGCTGTTAATAGAAAGATTTCATCATGCTTGACTGAAAAAGGTTCACCTTTTCAAGACACACCGAAGGCCAAACATAAATTTAGTCAGCCGATTCACCATCCAAATAGTAAATTTGCTCAAACCAAAAGCACTGAGCATGTGATCCAATTTAAATATTTGGAGAATAACCGAAAACCAATGCTTGGGAGTAAGGTGCATAATGATGATGAGCTTGTCAAGCACATGTCGAATGTGCCTTGCTTTCTGCAGCAAGTGGGGAAAGAGAAAAGCATTCAAGAGAAGGCGTTAAATTTTGGCGTTCTTGACTGGAAAAGGTTGGAGAAATGGAAGTACAACGAACGCATGCCTGTAAGAATTCACAAGAAAACATCATCATCTAGCACAGGCTCTATTTGTACGGGAAGTGGACCACCTAAAATGAGTCCCAATCTTAGAAGGCAACCCTCATCACGTGGTTTAGATATCGATTCACATTTTGGTTCACCACAGAGAAAACAGCTTCCAGCACAAAGTCCTCATCTCTATCCATTCAAGATGGAAAGAAAAGACACATGTTGTAGGGAAGAGTCTTTTGAAGGCATCAGACAGCCAGGAAACCTGGAAATGCCTAGCCAAGAATTTCAAGGTGTCCAAAGGAGCTCTGTTGATAGGCCCCAAAAATTTCATCATAACGTAGAGAGTTATGACAGTTGTTCGGAACCAGATTTGGACAATGTCAAGATGAAGGATATGAATAGAGAAACTATTCCCGAAAGGAAACTTCGGTTCTCAGAGCAGGGAAAACATAGGATTTCACTCTTATCAAATGATACAATCAATGGTCAGTGGAAAATAAGTGAGAAGAGTATGGATGATGGAGCGAACTATACTTATATGGGTTTCCCTGTGGAGATGCAAACTTTTCTCTTAGTATCCAAACATTTTCTAAGAGGACTTGCTCAGAAAGTTCTCCGTTTTCAGAACCAAGGATGTCTCTTGATGGAAAATTGTCTGAAGCAA GAACCTGGAGAATTTTCTGATATTGTCATCCCAATATCATCTGGAGCTAAAGCTTTGATTACACATGAAAAAACTGCAAAACATTCGCTTTTAGTCGAGGCTCGAAAGAGAGCAGATGCTAAGCTGCCTACTGTTAAAGCAAGACATCTGTCCCCTACTCCGCGGTTCATCTCTGGACCTCGAAAAATGAGCAGGAGTTCTAGTTTTAAGGTGAACTCTGCAGTTCCAGGACGGAGTTCTACGTATACTGCTGTCATATCTGGTCCGGTGATGGAAGTTACCACTGGTGCAGATAGCATTGATAAAGATAAGGCGAATTCAAGTAGTAAGGGTAGGTCAAGCCCTTTGAGGAGGTTGCTAGACCCATTGCTAAAGAAAAAAGAATCTCAACCTACCAATATTGTTCAGCCATCAAATGGAACTATGGCCACAAGGGGATTGCGTCAGGATAGAAAGTTCGAGGGGTTATCTTCTAAGGGTCTTCTGCAGCTCTCGTTGAAGAATGGGCTCCCTTTCTTTAAACTTGTAGTTGAGAATAGCAGCAACGACATGCTTGCTGCCGTCGTGAAGAAGTTGCCAGCATTTGGAAAGAGTGATCACAGCATG CTTGGATTCAAGGATCGAAGAGTAAAAGATTGTAACCTAGGATGTAATATTCTCGGCCAGATGAAAATTTCAAGCACTCATCTTCCTAAATCACGTGGTAAGAGTTCAGATGTATGTTCTGTGAGAGAATGTGTGCTATATGGTGTTGACAAAGAGCAGGTGGATGAGGAAGAACCTGAATTTTTACCTGGAAAGGAGAGGGCAGCTGTTGTTTTGCAAAACTCGTGTCAAAAGCTTAACGACAGAGAGTTAAATGACAACAAAAAATTGTACCAAGATGAAAACACTGAAAGTGCAGTAGTCATCCTTCATGGCGGTGTCCATGGAATGCCGAATAAAGGTGCACCATCTTCTTTAATTAGTCGGTGGAGATCTGGTGGATCTTGTGATTGTGGAGGGTGGGATGTTGGTTGCAAGCTACGAGTCCTTACGATCCACAATAAAAAAGGCTGCAAGATTCTCGAATCATCACTGTCTTGTTCCTCCACGGATCCTGTTAATCTTTTTGTTCAG GGCAGAGAGCAAAACAGCAAACCTGTTTTCAACCTGGAAGCATTCAGCGATGGATTTTACTCACTTGAGTTGGATTCCTCAATTCCTTTGTTAGAGGCATTCGCCACATGTGTAGCAGTGTTAACAAGCCAaaaattttctgaaattttAGACACAAATATCCCGGGACACAGTCTAGAAGCCATTGTTGGAAGCTGTAAACCAAGTATCACAACCACAACCACCACTATCCCATTCTCACGACAAATCCCTGCAAAATATGCCACATGCCGCCCCTCTTCACCAGTTGGAAGAATCTAA